One region of Myxocyprinus asiaticus isolate MX2 ecotype Aquarium Trade chromosome 38, UBuf_Myxa_2, whole genome shotgun sequence genomic DNA includes:
- the pus1 gene encoding tRNA pseudouridine synthase A isoform X1: protein MLKLCRFVKCLSRHTIIPALKNKGWPDPILKCHRFSISCKMTEDSKNAETKALKRSADDALVENEHEDKKLKTEQDGDKKFPKKKVALLMAYSGKGYYGMQRNAKNSQFRTIEDELVVALITAGCIPEGHGDDMKKMSFQRCARTDKGVSAAGQVVSLKLWMIENILDKINSHLPHNIRILGYKRVTGGFNSKNNCDARTYSYMLPTVAFSPKDYNQEDMSFRVSSDTLQKVNRLFSLYKGTHNFHNFTSQKGPRDPSAKRYITRMSCGEPFVRQEAEFAVVTVRGQSFMMHQIRKMIGLVIAVVKGYVDEGVIERSWGEEKIDVPKAPGLGLVLERVHFDRYNKRFGGDGIHETLEWTEEEDAITAFKDKHIYPSIVETELLEKSMVNWMATLYIHDFEATATGNQDRKDDDEGNASD, encoded by the exons ATGCTGAAATTATGTCGATTCGTTAAATGTTTATCACGTCACACAATTATTCCAGCGCTCAAAAATAAAG GGTGGCCAGATCCTATCTTGAAGTGTCATAGATTTAGCATATCCTGCAAGATGACTGAGGATTCAAAAAACGCCGAAACCAAAGCTTTGAAAAGATCAGCGGACGATGCACTGGTTGAGAATGAGCATGAAGACAAGAAGCTTAAAACAGAGCAGGATGGTGACAAGAAGTTCCCTAAGAAAAAGGTGGCTCTGCTGATGGCATACTCAGGCAAGGGGTATTATGGCATGCAG AGAAATGCAAAGAACTCTCAGTTCAGGACTATTGAGGATGAACTGGTTGTAGCCCTTATCACAGCAGGATGTATTCCAGAGGGCCATGGAGATGACATGAAGAAGATGTCTTTCCAGCGATGTGCACGAACTGATAAG GGTGTTTCCGCTGCGGGTCAAGTTGTGTCACTGAAGTTGTGGATGATTGAAAACATCCTGGACAAAATCAACAGCCATTTGCCACATAACATAAGAATTTTAG GTTACAAGAGAGTAACGGGAGGCTTCAATTCCAAAAACAACTGTGATGCCAGAACGTATTCTTACATGCTTCCAACTGTGGCGTTCTCCCCAAAAGACTATAATCAGGAGGACATGTCGTTCCGTGTGAGTTCAGACACCCTTCAGAAGGTCAACCGTTTGTTCAGCTTGTACAAAGGCACCCATAACTTTCACAATTTCACCTCACAAAAGGGTCCACGGGACCCCAGCGCCAAGCGCTACATCACTCGCATGTCTTGCGGTGAGCCCTTTGTAAGACAAGAAGCTGAGTTTGCCGTTGTCACAGTTCGAGGCCAGAGCTTCATGATGCACCAGATCCGGAAGATGATCGGTCTGGTGATCGCTGTGGTTAAAGGATATGTGGATGAGGGGGTGATCGAGAGGAGCTGGGGAGAGGAAAAGATTGATGTTCCCAAGGCACCTGGTCTTGGATTAGTGTTGGAGAGGGTGCACTTTGACCGTTACAACAAACGCTTTGGAGGAGATGGTATCCATGAGACTCTGGAATGGACTGAGGAAGAGGATGCTATCACTGCTTTTAAGGATAAGCACATTTATCCGAGCATTGTGGAGACCGAACTCCTTGAGAAGTCCATGGTGAACTGGATGGCTACTCTATATATACATGATTTTGAAGCCACCGCAACAGGGAACCAAGACCGCAAA GATGATGATGAAGGAAATGCATCTGACTGA
- the pus1 gene encoding tRNA pseudouridine synthase A isoform X2: MTEDSKNAETKALKRSADDALVENEHEDKKLKTEQDGDKKFPKKKVALLMAYSGKGYYGMQRNAKNSQFRTIEDELVVALITAGCIPEGHGDDMKKMSFQRCARTDKGVSAAGQVVSLKLWMIENILDKINSHLPHNIRILGYKRVTGGFNSKNNCDARTYSYMLPTVAFSPKDYNQEDMSFRVSSDTLQKVNRLFSLYKGTHNFHNFTSQKGPRDPSAKRYITRMSCGEPFVRQEAEFAVVTVRGQSFMMHQIRKMIGLVIAVVKGYVDEGVIERSWGEEKIDVPKAPGLGLVLERVHFDRYNKRFGGDGIHETLEWTEEEDAITAFKDKHIYPSIVETELLEKSMVNWMATLYIHDFEATATGNQDRKDDDEGNASD, from the exons ATGACTGAGGATTCAAAAAACGCCGAAACCAAAGCTTTGAAAAGATCAGCGGACGATGCACTGGTTGAGAATGAGCATGAAGACAAGAAGCTTAAAACAGAGCAGGATGGTGACAAGAAGTTCCCTAAGAAAAAGGTGGCTCTGCTGATGGCATACTCAGGCAAGGGGTATTATGGCATGCAG AGAAATGCAAAGAACTCTCAGTTCAGGACTATTGAGGATGAACTGGTTGTAGCCCTTATCACAGCAGGATGTATTCCAGAGGGCCATGGAGATGACATGAAGAAGATGTCTTTCCAGCGATGTGCACGAACTGATAAG GGTGTTTCCGCTGCGGGTCAAGTTGTGTCACTGAAGTTGTGGATGATTGAAAACATCCTGGACAAAATCAACAGCCATTTGCCACATAACATAAGAATTTTAG GTTACAAGAGAGTAACGGGAGGCTTCAATTCCAAAAACAACTGTGATGCCAGAACGTATTCTTACATGCTTCCAACTGTGGCGTTCTCCCCAAAAGACTATAATCAGGAGGACATGTCGTTCCGTGTGAGTTCAGACACCCTTCAGAAGGTCAACCGTTTGTTCAGCTTGTACAAAGGCACCCATAACTTTCACAATTTCACCTCACAAAAGGGTCCACGGGACCCCAGCGCCAAGCGCTACATCACTCGCATGTCTTGCGGTGAGCCCTTTGTAAGACAAGAAGCTGAGTTTGCCGTTGTCACAGTTCGAGGCCAGAGCTTCATGATGCACCAGATCCGGAAGATGATCGGTCTGGTGATCGCTGTGGTTAAAGGATATGTGGATGAGGGGGTGATCGAGAGGAGCTGGGGAGAGGAAAAGATTGATGTTCCCAAGGCACCTGGTCTTGGATTAGTGTTGGAGAGGGTGCACTTTGACCGTTACAACAAACGCTTTGGAGGAGATGGTATCCATGAGACTCTGGAATGGACTGAGGAAGAGGATGCTATCACTGCTTTTAAGGATAAGCACATTTATCCGAGCATTGTGGAGACCGAACTCCTTGAGAAGTCCATGGTGAACTGGATGGCTACTCTATATATACATGATTTTGAAGCCACCGCAACAGGGAACCAAGACCGCAAA GATGATGATGAAGGAAATGCATCTGACTGA